The window AATAATCACATGGCCCAAAATAATACCTTGTTAGAGCCTTCCAAATTATTAGCGTAGAAAACTTATACTTGGTAAAAGGAAACAATAACACAAGTTTACTATTGTCATTACTGCATTAAGATTTAGCTATAGTACCCAACCAATATCCACTTCCAACCTCATTTTGGACACAGTTAGATCTCCAGCTTATAACATTAGACACATTATATGCAAACAATTAAAAGAACATATCTACAGAAAACAGCAAGTAGAAGACAGTGATCAAATTCAAACTCTGGTCACTTTGACATACCTGCTCCGCTGAATGTATGAGGACAGTTCCTTTAGTCTCAGTTGCTGATGCATCAACACCACCAGCAAACACAGCAACCTTAAACAATACAGATAAAAGAACTCAGCACAAGACAGTTTGAAAATTTgccaatattttttctttgggAGAAAAGAAATGATATCTTGTGTATATCAAATATACTCAATGTAGAAGATTATATAGAAAAAGATCTTGCTACATGATGATAGGAAAAAATGCATCTCAACAAAAAGTGAGAGAACAAATAACTTCATTGAAATTAGTAGAGCTTCAATGTTGAAGCATATAATTGCAACAGGCCTGACACAACACCAATCATATTAGTAGGTAATACTCTGTTAATAATCTCAAAATGAGCCAATCCATACTTATATTAAATCCCTTTTTAGAAAAGGTAGTATGCCTTTCAAAATTACAAACCCATatacagtttaaattttaaagccTGAGATGATCCCAAAAGGGATATGAGTATATACTATGTAATCATAGGAGTTTGTTCGATATGCCCTAGAACACTACTGAAGAAAGTGCTTtcataaattcacattaaagACCTGCCAAAACGTTTGGACAAAGTCACAAACCATTGGAAGCTAAAAATAGCATTGAAAACTCCACacacaaattttaaacaatgcagaatataaaaaatataaatctaattttaagaCTTTTATAAATGCAGTAACAACTCAATAATTTAACCTCAAGTTATAGCAGTTCTTCCATCTTCTCAACTTGGCTTACTATGATGGTTTCTATTgttgtttccttttttaattatttttaacatgttaatAATGCTCAAGTCCTCTCACCCTATTTGTTTTCTCTTGGCCCTCTAACATTTAAACACCCAAACACTTAGTCCTTTTCATTAACAAATGCATCCAAATCCAATTCCACTAATAACTTTGTCAACACTGTCAATGACGCTGCCTTCTTGCCACTAATCTTATGGCATACAGACTTGATGTTCATAAAAATCAGGCTAATCTCAGGCAAGAGTATGCTTGTACTGGAATGGAGAACCATTTAGTTTGGAGATATTGGAATGGAAAAGTTGGGGTGTGATGAACAGTGGCCTTCTAAACACTGAAGTAAGCCAAGTAGAGATGAGGTTTGGAGAAGTATGGATTCATTCATAGGAGATATGGATGAAGGAGGCTTCAGGTAGACCTCTATAGTAACATAATTGCATCtaagacaaaaatattttgttacaaTGAAAGGTAGTTGGGTTTATTTGGTCCTTGTTTCTTACCATAGAAGAAAAAATACTCGTGCAATTTGCTACTTAGCACATACAATTTCAAATGCAGTATATGTTTTCTGCTACCAAgttcaaatcaaattcaataatgcCCTCTTgtagtgaaaattataaaaagaaaagtagcaACAGCAAATGAAAACAACAAAgatgagtaaaataaaaaagtggaAAGGAAGGAAAACCATGTGGAGACATCGTAATTAGACTTTGTTTCAAGATGTCAACAATGGCCTCTTTCAAAGATAGATTAGATCATTACACTTTAGTACAAGagtgattaaaatattgtttcgTTTGATTATTGAATTCCAGCGAAATATGACAGTCACACATAACCGTATCACTGAAAACCTATAACTTCTATGAAAAGATTTTCCAATGGAGATTGTGTTTTGAATTGCTACAAAGGGCTTGATAGTGTAGTTCACAGCAGTGTTGGAATGGGTTGTTTATATCTACTATATGCGAGAAATTAGTTTTTGTGGTTCAATGATATACCAATATTTGAATGGGTTTTATGGTTTAACCCTCGAGTGTAGCACACCCCTGTTTCAAATTCTTTTGTTGTAGAATGGACAAATTGTTGAACATTCTAAAGAGGGAGATCAACATGAAACCATGTTAAGCTAAATTAGAAGACAACTTAACATCATTAACAGAGCTATTAATTAGGGGTGTCAGAATGTTGCGTGGACCTAACAGAATTAACTTGTTAAACATTTTAACTTTAAAGCgaggacaaaaataaaacaaaaaaacgttagagaacaaaaccaaaacaaaaaaatcgaGTCAGACAACTAAGGTACtaatttcaccttttttttcttgcagTCATGCTAAAAGTATAGGCTTCCAACtaatcaaaatatcaaattaaggAACTGATGAAGAGCACAAGCACAAGCAAACCTGAAAGcttgttttaaaatcatctagCATAGAGTATGGAAAAATGGCAATGATAAGATAATTTTGAAGGATCTAATTCACAACAAATGAATTTATAGGAGACTCACcgacaaaaccaaaaaaattcaaCACAGAGAAAGCTCACCTTTGCCTTGTCTGCATGCTTTACAGTCCCAACAGCATCACTCTTCAACACCATTCCTCGAACTACTGTGCTGTTATGCAAGCCCCCTCCCAAGAGCTTTGCAACACGAATGTTGTCCACATTAAAGTTTGCTGGGTTTTTCGGACATACTTGGATGCATGCCTATTTTCCAAACGAAGGTCAGACTGTAAACAGTATTATCCTACCAAAGCAATTTATCATAGTAAAATGGATTCGGATGCACTCACATCAGCAACAAGTGAGCATATGGTATTTTCTAGACCAAACTGCNNNNNNNNNNNNNNNNNNNNNNNNNNNNNNNNNNNNNNNNNNNNNNNNNNNNNNNNNNNNNNNNNNNNNNNNNNNNNNNNNNNNNNNNNNNNNNNNNNNNNNNNNNNNNNNNNNNNNNNNNNNNNNNNNNNNNNNNNNNNGCACCCTGCAGGAGCTCCCCAGCAAATGAAATAGTTAAGTTAGCTCCATCCCCAATCTCCTCTTGTTGAGCCTTCCCGGCCAAAACCAAAATCTTGGCAGCAGGATGTTGAACTTCAAGTTCGTTCACAATTGTCGCAGCGTCATTCGTGACAAAAAGCTTGTCCAAATGATTTATAACCATCTTATTCATACCTGAAGCAGATCAAACAAANTATTACAAACAATATATATCTATCCAGTCAAACCCTTCCTTCTGTTAACAACAACCAGCAACAGGTTCAACCACGAACAAACAAAAAACTTTCCCAGaatcaaaaatgaaaatctcCTTAGTAAACGAAAAACAGAAACTTCTCTTTCTCAAGCCACAGAAACCTGGAACCTTTGGAGTTTTCTGGTTGATAACAATATTGAATTTGCATCACTCCACTTTTCAtagttcatattttttattattccgTTTATTAGTAAACTCTGATTCCTAACACTGTTTTATGTTGATTGTTGGTAAACAGACAGTAAAATGGTCAGTGGACTTCAGACTGAGGCTCAATGACACACATAACCccaaggaaaagaagaaacgaGTCTTCATTTCTAAAATCTAACCAAGTTTTTCCACTAGCTTCCCCTTCTGGATACCAATCTAAAATTAAATGGTTACCCACTATGCATGAAGGTCACTTTCACTTCTatgtgaaaatgaaatattcaGTTAATTGTTTTCACAGAAATCAAATGCTGATTATTCATTTAACTTGTCCTAGAAGAATTATTTGCAATACCTCCAATCTTGTCATATGATCCTccattttgaatattaattttcatggaAGAGAAAACTCAAGCATTGTGAGCGAAAGCTCATTGCAGATAATATTGTTCACCTGAAAAGGAGGATACAGAAACATGGTTCCATTACATACTGGAAAAAGATAACTACGATAGTGATGATTCAATATAAGATAGTCTACCAAGGTACTCAATAACCTGATTCAGATGAATCAAAGGTgtagaaattgaaaaacattattCTAAAAGTATGAAGTCACTTTCTTGTCCTAAAATCTATCCAATTATTTCATGTTAGAGTTCTTACCAATGACATAGGTGACCAATGAAAAATAATCTGCAACACTTGTCATAAATTATGTTCCCTCCTGCAAGTCTAAGTGGATTCTTTCAATTTAGGGAATCTTCTGCCATCTTACCAGTAGTCTTTACACGAACAAATACCATCCTTAAAATGATGAAAGCGATAGGAATCTCTCACCACAATCACTCGATCTGAAATCTTAGAGACATACTTAATCCAATTATGGCAATCACCACAAACACGAAGGTTTTTGAAAACGTGGATAGGACTAGAGCTAGACAAACTAAgcaaaccaaaagaaattgCCAGTTTCTCACTGTGAATAATTTGTGTTGGGCCTTTCTTACGTCGTTCTACATCATTCAAAAGACTATTGGTCTGTGGAATGTAGCCCTTTTCAGCTGCCTTTTCATTCAAATAGCTGAGATATTCATATATTTCATCAACATGAGGGTGCTTCTGGTCACCAGCAAAAAATGCATGAATTGAATTATTAACCTCCATCCAGCTACGACCAGGCTCTTTTTTCACACCTCTATCTTTCATCATTTGCCGTGTCCGGTCCCTACAACCCCATTTCCCAGTCACTGCATACATATTTGAAAGTAAAACATAGGTTGCTGAATCTTCAGCTTCCAGTTCCAGAAGATGACTTGCCGCAAACTCTCCAATATCAATATTCTTATGAAGAATACATGCACTTAGAAGGGTCCTCCACACCATTGCATCAGGTTGAATTGGCATCTCCTCAACAAATCTCCTTGCACGGCTTAAAAGACCAGACCGCCCAAGAAGATCTACAACACATGCATAATGTTCAGGTTTTGGCACCAAACCATGAACTTCACTCATTGATTGAAAATAGCTAATTCCTTCATCAACCAAACCAACATGGCTACATGCTGATAAGACTCCCACGAAGGTGACATGATTTGGCAATACACCAAGCTGCTTCATATCCTCAAAAAGGCTTAATGCTTCAAATCCATGACCATGTTGAGAATAACCAGTAAGCATAGCATTCCAAGAAATCTCATTTTTCTCAGGCATTTCAAAAAACTGTCTCTTAGCATCTTCAATGGTACCACATTTTGCATATATAGTGATCAAAACATTAGAAACTTCTGTTTCTGAATCATAGCCAGTTTTTAAAATCATGGCATGAATCTGCTTCCCTAGTTTAATGTTAGCAACATTCGCAGCAGCACTAACTGCAGAGCCAAATGTGAATGAATTCATTTCTAGTGCAGCTTTATTCATTTGAGAAAATACACTCAATGCATCCTCACAATGTCCACTTTGTGCAAAACCAGATATCAACGAGTTCCATGATATATTATCTTTagcaaatattttatcaaaagtaaGGTATGCTTGTCGTACTTTCCCACACCTAGCATAAAGACCAACAAGTGCATTACCAACTGAAATATCATCCGAATAACCACAGACACATGCTTGAGCATGAATTTGCTGTCCCTGATTAAGTGCAAGGATACCTGCACATGCACTAATTGCACTTGCAAATCCTATATTGTCAGATTGTATCCCTTCATCTTGCATTTCTTTAAAGAGGTTAAGAGCCTCAGCAAACTTTTCGTGTTGTGCGTACCCAGCAATCATGGCTGTCCAGGAaacaacatctttttcttttaatcttctAAGAATTTTCAGCGCTGTATACAAATTTCCAAGTTTAGCATACATATCAATAAGCACACTAGAGACATACACATTAAACTGAAAGCCAGTTTTCAGGACTTGAGTATGAATTTGTTCTCCTAAATCAAGAGCCTTCAAAGAAGTACAAGTTCTCAAAATACTTGGATAGGTGAATTCATTTGGTACAATACCTTCCATCTGCAtctgtgtaaatattttaaatgattcatTTAGATTGTCTATCTGGCCATAAGCCACGAGCATCACATTCCACAACACCACGTTTTCAGTTTcagttgaaaggaaaaattcgTGGGCAGTTTTTACTTCCGAGCACTTTACATAAAGATCAAGCAGTGAGCCTTCAAAGATAATATCTGAAGACATCCCAGCTTTTATAGCATACGAGTGAAATTGCTTTCCTACCAGAAGATCCCCGACGGATGAACAGGCACTCAAAAGACTTGCAATTGTAACACAGTCAGGCTTTAGGCAATCAAGACgcatttttttaaacaaacctAAAGCTCTGTAACTATATCCTTGTTGAGCCAAACCTGAAATGAGTGAATTATATGAAACTTCATCCCTCTGCGACATTGCATTAAAAACCTGCTCAGCAGATATGAAGTTCCCCAAACGTGAATATAATGTCACAAGGGCATTGCAAACATAAGTTTCAGAAGAGAATCCCTGCTTGAGAACAAGCCCATGGAGCTGCTCTCCAAGCTTAAAtagctttattttattacagGCGCTCAGAACACTTGAAAATACGTAAGGGGTAGGATAGACTCCCAGTTTGTGCATCTGACAAAATTGAAGAATCGCCTCTTCTTCACAGCCACTTTGCGATAAACCAGATATCATAGCTACCCAAGAAACACTGTCCCTCTTCTGTAAACTTTCAAAAACCTTCTTAGCCGAATTCAAAAAcccatttttgaaatataaatccATCAGAGGATTAGATACCAACAAACTATTTTCATAACCATGGGATATACTCATTGCATGTATCTGTTCCACATAGTAGAAAGGGACATCACCACCTCCACAAGCCCTCAAAACCCCAGCATAACTTCTCTCATCAGGCTTCACATTTTCCCTCACCATTAGCCTAAACAAACAAAGAACACGATCCGTCATCTTCCCAGCAACAAAGCTATGCAGAACCTTATTCCAACAAGACAAGGATCTAACAGGCATTTCATCAAACGTCTTGATTGTGCCATCCAAATCACCAAGGGCAATGTACAAGTCCATAAGATGTTCACACAAAACTACTTCTGCGCAAAAACCCAACTTCAGAATCTTAGCATGAAGCTTCCAACCATCAGTTAACGACCCAGAACTCAAACACCCGTCTAAAAGCCACAAATAGGTCTGGCAATTCGCACGAACCACACGTTCTTCCATGAGGTGCAAGAAATCAATTCCATTTGCATCCCCTTCGTTGCTGCTGTGATTATAGCTTAAGGCAGCGTTGCTGAAAGCAACAAAACTCACATTTTGACACAGTAACTGCacagagaaaagagaaaaaacaaacttttcaGCACAAGAACGGTGAGGATAACCAAGTAGCTTCGGATTTAGTATCACCTTGTAATCTTTGTAAAAGGGTTTGGGAAAAATTTGATGTGAGAATTTGCATTTGCGTGCAAAAGAAGACNTGGGGTATTGGAAAAAGAAGGAACGCANAGAGAGGGGAGAAGTAAACATAGAGAGTAGAGTTGATTTAACATAAATGGGATGAGTATGAACAAAACTGTATATATATGGTTCTACCCATAGGCGAAACCAAGGTCACTCCTCTNCATCAACTCTTCAACAACAGCAGTAGNAAGCTACAAACTCGCTTGAGCGAAGGGCGATAAGGCTAACTACAACCTTCACTTCACTGGTTTCTATGGTTCTCCAAACACAAAATTGGTTTTCCCTTGGTTAATATTGATAACATAATATCATAAATATGTTATAGACGTTCTTTTCCATCTTGCATATAATCAAAGAATTGTGTAAAGTAGGTTGTCATTAATCAATAATATCAAAAGATTTTATCGTTCACATTTTTATTGTCTTCTTGTATATaatcttgttttttcttttcttatcatatacatatatattttaaatttttaattgattaattaatttttttaatatattatcttttcttttatcctATGTTATATTCAAGTTATATTCAAggattcaataaaagaaaaattaatcttttacatAATTTTCAGTATATACAATATATGTTAACTAGAGCTAcatctttagaaaaaaattttgtTGCCTTTTGTCACTATGTCTGTCGATGTTGGTGGCAGCACTATCTATCACTGTCAAATTTTAACAACacatattcttttttaaatagtgATGATTACTTGTGTctctattttctattattttaattttttgagactgaaatgtaattttgttcttttttactACTTTCAATTCACATTTTTCGTCTgtcttcttattttaaaataaaaatattttaatcatataattttcaaaattgatgGTTTTTAAGCCAacagttaaaaataagattttgaaatttaaaatattttggacACTTTAACTAAATGTTTTCCACTCTTTTTAtcaatagataaaaaaaaaatagagtggAGGTTCATGTTTGTAATCATGTTATGTCAGATTTGAATCATCTAGATACGAAAccaaaattactattttttttttaaattaggattaagaatttaattttaaaataagaaaaatatgtgAGGATATAGAAAATGAGAAAGAGCAGAGATTATTTTCGGTAGATGATTCtcgattatatttattaataaaaagtttaagttataaatgaatcttttattaataaactattttataaaaataattatctcgtttggaatttaaaaaaaaaatacttatatgttttttgtttaaaaattttaaggtttaaatatctttttagtttcAAAGTTGAGGTTGAATTTCTGTTTTGTAATCAAGTTATTCAGTTTCCATCTTACgaattttataagaattttgtCTCTTCCGTAGGTAAAAACAACGTTAACTTCACATTTATGTGGCTACACTTCTCTTTATGTCTATTAATGTGCAATGCAAtgcattaaaaaagaaaataatacaactttcttaatattttaaattaaataattgaatatgaTGAAACAAGATTTGTCACGTAGCTCTGGAAAAGTACTTTTacacaaaataatcattataaaattacaaacatGTCTGAAACATGTCTGAAATAGTTGCATCACAAAATTTACGaatttaacatgattttttaaaatttaagagaaaataataacGTTAAAAgccattataatattttgttgacaTATATAATTATCGAGAGTGAGttacaaacatatataataataacttgTAGTATTCTCGTTATCATTTCAAATTGTTGAAGCATATAATGCGCTTTATCCCCCATTTTGTTGAACATAAAAAATGTGGAGTACGACACACtcaaattgttaataaattctctattaacaaaattatagtatataatacAAAAAGTGGATTAAAACCTAAGATTAAAAAGATTGTGATCCAGTTGAGAGATAAAAACATCACAAATGTAAGAAATAagatgaaaattagaaaaaagaagttCAAAGAGATGtgagagaatgaaaaagaagaaaaaaaaagaaggagagagaaaaCGGCTATGAAGCATCAACACCTACACAGTGCCTAGCTAGCCTTTCCACCAGAATTCGGCTACCACCCTTACCATTCCCTATGGAGACGTTCTTTTGATTGGCTTATCCATTTGATCGAACCCTATACGTGTCCATGAACTTCTCTCTCTTCCATCGGCCCTCCCTGTTCTCTTTCATCTTCAACAGTCTTTGCTTTCCTTTATGTTAAGGATAAAGTACTATTTTGGAGGAGGGCAAGCATTTATATGTTTTGGGGGGCCTCTCATACATGGCACTAACTTTCAGAATTTACAAATTAAGAAGAATAAGTCAAAGAACAAGCATTTCTCCCTGCTACTTGCTGACACAGTCATCATCAACAAAGATAAGACAGAAGTTGTGACTTCTATAAGCTCAAAAGCACTCAAGGATGTAGCATACTCTTTCAATGAGATAGTTGTTCGTCTGCAAGGGCTTCAACATAACTTTTGGCCTAAAAGAACATAAATGACCTTCCCCCTCCTAGAGAAATGATGATTCAGATTGATCAGAAGAACGAAGCAGATCTCTTGCCTATAAATGGAAGCATGATGCCTTTTCATGTGGCTTTCATTCGAACTGTTTTGAGCCAGCAGGACACCAACCGCAATTGCTATGTcagaataatttttaatgttccTACAGTGTTTCGATCTCTGGCGGATCGGTGCCGGAGCCTCGAGGAAAAGCAGACCAAGCTGAAGGAGGAATTCAATGAGCTACTGCAGAAGAAGCTCATAGTCAGGATGGTTGAAGAATTCGACGAGAAATGGGTTGATGGAATCCTAATCAGGGAAACCATTCAAAGGAGTGGCAACTcaagctaagactaagaaagggaagttaaagaaagactttctatagctttcttgagtttctttctctaagtcttagaaggattatcttttaatatgttttactttgttttgtaggaNCTAAATAAAGCTANGACATCATGAACTATCCAGCCAAANACTCCTTggatcaaagaaaacaaaagaagaatggtTGACTTCTGAATGGTTGACTTTGGGATTGGAATTGGATGCACATTGGATCTGGATCAGGTTTTGGCCCAGCCAAAACCCTTTTCCTGCCCTGTCACACGGAAGAAGCATGCTTCCCATGAGTCTTTACTGATCTGTTTTGAAGCAAGGCACACATGCACCTAGAAGCTAGTTTTTTTGGGTTGAATTACCATTGCTTTTGGAGGGAAATTGGATCAGATTAAGGGATCCTCttcttctataaataagagggtcaTTACCTTGTAAAAAGCACTTTTGAGCTATAGTGAAATGCTGCAGAAATTATTTTCCAGCCCTATTGCTCTTGAATCACTTCTTCTCTTTactttctctaccctttcctctttttcttccttccatAGTGGGAAGGTCTTTTGAACTGAGAGGACAACACACACTCCTACCATTACAAAACACCGAAACACCACTTTGTTCAGTCCATTTCCGCTGCACCATTCCGTTTCATCTCTGGCTTGCTGTCTAGAGTTGCATTCTGCGAGATCCAGGCCTAGGCAAGCTTTCATTatgtggtatcagagcttagGTCGTCCATGCACTTATAGCTAAGTATCCTTCTCAATTTTCTACTCCATTTTAATTCTACATGTGATGTTCTGATGTTATCATGTACCAGTCCACTGTTTCTGtcttttcatttctgttttgaGTTCTGATTGTGATTCCAGTTCTGATTCTCGTGTTTCCAGTGTGTGAACATGTTTGCCTTTCATTTTAAATggtgaattcaatttttttgagTCAATTCCAGCTTCATTCTTCAATTTCTGTGTTGTCTTGGTCATGTACAAGTGAATGTTGCAATTTAAGTTCTATCATAGTTTGGTTTATTGTTCAGCgtgtttagtttgtttttacTTGAGTTCAAGTGCTAGGCAAGCCATATATCAACCAATAAAGGCAATGAGAACTTGTTCTAGCCTTGGTGATACAAGCTAGTGCACTAGAAATCTAATTTTGGAATTCAAAACCGTGAACTCTGCTGCAGAATTTGCAAATctgttttgaattataaatcTGCTTTTCCAGTTGAATCCTTTGATTCTGGTGCTATATACAAAGTTGTTTGAGGTTGTTGAATGATGCTAAAAGTGTAGCCAACCATTATAAGCAAGGAAGTGCAATTTTCATAGCTTGGTTGTGCATAAACACTAACaattttctgttttagtttTGAATTCTGGTTTTTCACCATGccaatttatttgaattatataatatgagTTTGGTCATGCTAAGCACTTTAATTCTAGCTTAGTTCAGTGCATTTACACTTCATTGAGTTATTTTCATTGTTGTCcaactttttataaaacttgAATTTGGTGGTGTGAATGATGAGAAATCTGCATAAATTGAGATATTATGGGTCATTTTTCGTGCCACTGTGATTCTGAGGTGTTTGACAATTTAAACAAGTcctaattgtttttttaaaactgcTAGAACAGTCCATTTGAGGCCAAATGCATTTATATGCAATTTAGTATGTCAAACCATCATATTTGAGCAATTTTTAAAACTTGCATGAATTTGAATTGCAGTTCTGTTCTGACCCAAATTTGAGTTGAAACAAGTATATTTCGATGATTTAAAACTGTTCAAAGGGTTAGTTATGTGTCAGAATCATTTGTGCACAAAATCACCTCTTAAACCATCCATTTTGGGTCAATTTAGGGAAGTAGAAGGGTAATTTTGAGCAGTGGTCTTGTTTTGCatcaattcaaatttgaaacatgtttaaaatcatcaaataaaGTTGATTGAGTGATCAGACTTATTGCAGAACTATTGTTGCATCATTTGAGTCAGAAACCACCAAATTCTAAGTCCTTTTCTTGGTGCAGAGTTGAACATTAGGTGCTGTTTTGATgactttgcttttaaatttgatttaggtTGCAACAAGACCTGGTTCAGTGAATTAAAATggaattaaatgattaaaagaagCAAAGCAAAGTGTTAAAAGGGATTATGAACCGTGCAGACCAGTCAAAacccaaaaacacaaaatttgggtttctttgaagcatttcatcaaacacctttgttttttatcaaacagtttcgTGTTAACTGTCTTTTAACCTGcattttgagtttttcttgctttcttaatcCACTCTAGTGCTATTCTTAGGTTCATTTAGAGTGCTTGCTGTTATTGGTGTGCTGTTCCATTTGAATTCATTGATTTTTGGCCTCTAAACTCTTGTTCCAGCCACTTGGAGTGCAGAATTCTTGTGTagatttttaaatctgtttgtGATGTTTCTGGTGAATTTTTGGAGTATGTGTGCAGTCTAATTGAGCCATCCAGAAGCAGAAAACCTCTCCTATTATGGTAGCATCCTAGGAAGTGGTTAGGGAATTGAAAGTGGAGCAAGAAGGAGGACTTTAGAGCAGCTTAAAGTCACGTAAAAGCCACTGCTCTTTGCAGTCCAACAACATTTCTAGCACCAGAAAAATTCAACTCACATACTAAATTTGAGAATTACATGGCAGTAGCTGAAGCTTGAAGCTTACACTAGTTTTAAGCATTGATTTGAGCTTGTTTGAGTCTTaatatcacggaacctttgtagTTTAAGTGTCTTTGCTGTTTTTGAGCCAAATGACTTGGGAAATTGCTCTTGAAGCAATTCCAAGTTCACAAttgaacattgtaatagtccaatttcgttttcttagtatggaagtgtgtcaagggacttcaagtgtcacttgcactttcacttagggccGTCTAGCATTTA of the Vigna radiata var. radiata cultivar VC1973A unplaced genomic scaffold, Vradiata_ver6 scaffold_305, whole genome shotgun sequence genome contains:
- the LOC106754935 gene encoding pentatricopeptide repeat-containing protein At4g13650 isoform X1; this encodes MFTSPLSXRSFFFQYPXSSFARKCKFSHQIFPKPFYKDYKLLCQNVSFVAFSNAALSYNHSSNEGDANGIDFLHLMEERVVRANCQTYLWLLDGCLSSGSLTDGWKLHAKILKLGFCAEVVLCEHLMDLYIALGDLDGTIKTFDEMPVRSLSCWNKVLHSFVAGKMTDRVLCLFRLMVRENVKPDERSYAGVLRACGGGDVPFYYVEQIHAMSISHGYENSLLVSNPLMDLYFKNGFLNSAKKVFESLQKRDSVSWVAMISGLSQSGCEEEAILQFCQMHKLGVYPTPYVFSSVLSACNKIKLFKLGEQLHGLVLKQGFSSETYVCNALVTLYSRLGNFISAEQVFNAMSQRDEVSYNSLISGLAQQGYSYRALGLFKKMRLDCLKPDCVTIASLLSACSSVGDLLVGKQFHSYAIKAGMSSDIIFEGSLLDLYVKCSEVKTAHEFFLSTETENVVLWNVMLVAYGQIDNLNESFKIFTQMQMEGIVPNEFTYPSILRTCTSLKALDLGEQIHTQVLKTGFQFNVYVSSVLIDMYAKLGNLYTALKILRRLKEKDVVSWTAMIAGYAQHEKFAEALNLFKEMQDEGIQSDNIGFASAISACAGILALNQGQQIHAQACVCGYSDDISVGNALVGLYARCGKVRQAYLTFDKIFAKDNISWNSLISGFAQSGHCEDALSVFSQMNKAALEMNSFTFGSAVSAAANVANIKLGKQIHAMILKTGYDSETEVSNVLITIYAKCGTIEDAKRQFFEMPEKNEISWNAMLTGYSQHGHGFEALSLFEDMKQLGVLPNHVTFVGVLSACSHVGLVDEGISYFQSMSEVHGLVPKPEHYACVVDLLGRSGLLSRARRFVEEMPIQPDAMVWRTLLSACILHKNIDIGEFAASHLLELEAEDSATYVLLSNMYAVTGKWGCRDRTRQMMKDRGVKKEPGRSWMEVNNSIHAFFAGDQKHPHVDEIYEYLSYLNEKAAEKGYIPQTNSLLNDVERRKKGPTQIIHSEKLAISFGLLSLSSSSPIHVFKNLRVCGDCHNWIKYVSKISDRVIVVRDSYRFHHFKDGICSCKDYW
- the LOC106754935 gene encoding pentatricopeptide repeat-containing protein At4g13650 isoform X2, with protein sequence MFTSPLSXRSFFFQYPXSSFARKCKFSHQIFPKPFYKDYKLLCQNVSFVAFSNAALSYNHSSNEGDANGIDFLHLMEERVVRANCQTYLWLLDGCLSSGSLTDGWKLHAKILKLGFCAEVVLCEHLMDLYIALGDLDGTIKTFDEMPVRSLSCWNKVLHSFVAGKMTDRVLCLFRLMVRENVKPDERSYAGVLRACGGGDVPFYYVEQIHAMSISHGYENSLLVSNPLMDLYFKNGFLNSAKKVFESLQKRDSVSWVAMISGLSQSGCEEEAILQFCQMHKLGVYPTPYVFSSVLSACNKIKLFKLGEQLHGLVLKQGFSSETYVCNALVTLYSRLGNFISAEQVFNAMSQRDEVSYNSLISGLAQQGYSYRALGLFKKMRLDCLKPDCVTIASLLSACSSVGDLLVGKQFHSYAIKAGMSSDIIFEGSLLDLYVKCSEVKTAHEFFLSTETENVVLWNVMLVAYGQIDNLNESFKIFTQMQMEALKILRRLKEKDVVSWTAMIAGYAQHEKFAEALNLFKEMQDEGIQSDNIGFASAISACAGILALNQGQQIHAQACVCGYSDDISVGNALVGLYARCGKVRQAYLTFDKIFAKDNISWNSLISGFAQSGHCEDALSVFSQMNKAALEMNSFTFGSAVSAAANVANIKLGKQIHAMILKTGYDSETEVSNVLITIYAKCGTIEDAKRQFFEMPEKNEISWNAMLTGYSQHGHGFEALSLFEDMKQLGVLPNHVTFVGVLSACSHVGLVDEGISYFQSMSEVHGLVPKPEHYACVVDLLGRSGLLSRARRFVEEMPIQPDAMVWRTLLSACILHKNIDIGEFAASHLLELEAEDSATYVLLSNMYAVTGKWGCRDRTRQMMKDRGVKKEPGRSWMEVNNSIHAFFAGDQKHPHVDEIYEYLSYLNEKAAEKGYIPQTNSLLNDVERRKKGPTQIIHSEKLAISFGLLSLSSSSPIHVFKNLRVCGDCHNWIKYVSKISDRVIVVRDSYRFHHFKDGICSCKDYW